A window of the Pyrodictium abyssi genome harbors these coding sequences:
- a CDS encoding anaerobic ribonucleoside triphosphate reductase encodes MEAAKTTGRPAGSATVAEYLEAAGFDVFENANRYPGPSGLLTYVAEKALDTLVYSELPDALAKAHLDGRVYVHKLPYALFIPYCSGHSVERLLRKGLRTPTISARPARHFDTYVDHVANYLIAMQHYFSGAQAFGAVELYAGPFIRRDGLDYRAVKQGVQRLIYNLNFPSRTGMQTPFTNFTVVLDAARSKLEKDDAVYAGEPAGKLGEYLDEARLFVKALYEVHGEGDAAGRPFTFPIPTVMTTSRMLFDDPEVFEAVFNAAARRGTGYWLNTRVVDPDASFAMCCRINIDMNELLHAMRAGPRSMRIRDIRRELEEAREEYIRSLERQRMGGLWAVPDITGSKVVITVNLPRLALEARGDDTAFTEALDETLRLVRQGLEWFARRYERLSKLYPGFYSMVLDYLPEVFRLTGTPYFLTVGVIGLPEAAAIMAGDPRAWHEGSRSQWREMAEWMRRTVEHIVEHTRRWSMRTGLAFNVEEVPGESAAAKLARRDSRLYPRVLDYLPDREEPVYSTSIAPYYAPMELWERVEVEERVQPVFTGGVMMHIFLGEEPDPEALASLTRRLTANTSLVYWSYTPAVTVCPRCGWSGVGLATSCPRCGSETEIWSRIIGYYRPLRNWNPARRREFWTRRHYGKI; translated from the coding sequence GTGGAGGCAGCAAAGACTACGGGGCGGCCAGCGGGCTCCGCCACAGTGGCGGAGTACTTAGAGGCAGCTGGCTTCGACGTCTTCGAGAACGCTAACCGGTACCCCGGGCCCAGCGGACTACTCACCTACGTGGCTGAGAAGGCCCTCGACACGCTAGTCTACAGCGAGCTGCCCGACGCCCTGGCGAAGGCGCACCTAGACGGCAGGGTCTACGTGCACAAGCTCCCCTACGCGCTCTTCATACCCTACTGTAGCGGCCACAGCGTGGAGAGGCTCCTCCGTAAGGGGCTCCGCACTCCAACGATATCCGCGCGTCCCGCCCGGCACTTCGACACCTACGTGGACCACGTGGCGAACTACCTGATAGCTATGCAGCACTACTTCAGCGGAGCCCAGGCGTTCGGCGCGGTAGAGCTCTACGCGGGCCCCTTCATAAGGCGCGACGGCCTAGACTACCGCGCAGTGAAGCAGGGCGTACAGAGGCTCATCTACAACCTCAACTTCCCCAGCCGCACAGGCATGCAGACACCGTTCACCAACTTCACGGTGGTCCTGGACGCGGCGCGGAGCAAGCTAGAGAAGGACGACGCAGTCTACGCCGGCGAGCCCGCGGGCAAGCTGGGCGAGTACCTGGACGAGGCCCGCCTCTTCGTGAAAGCTCTCTACGAGGTCCACGGGGAGGGCGACGCCGCGGGCAGGCCCTTCACCTTCCCGATACCCACCGTCATGACGACGAGTAGGATGCTCTTCGACGACCCCGAGGTATTCGAGGCAGTGTTCAACGCTGCGGCACGGAGGGGCACCGGGTACTGGCTCAACACCAGGGTCGTGGACCCCGACGCGAGCTTCGCCATGTGCTGCAGGATAAACATAGACATGAACGAGCTCCTCCACGCCATGAGGGCCGGGCCCAGGAGCATGAGGATACGCGACATCCGGCGGGAGCTCGAAGAGGCCCGCGAGGAGTACATCCGGAGCCTCGAGCGCCAGAGGATGGGCGGCCTATGGGCCGTACCGGACATAACCGGCAGCAAGGTGGTGATAACGGTCAACCTCCCCAGGCTAGCCCTCGAAGCCCGCGGCGACGACACAGCCTTCACAGAGGCCCTCGACGAGACACTGCGGCTCGTAAGGCAGGGACTAGAGTGGTTCGCCCGGCGCTACGAGAGGCTATCCAAGCTCTACCCAGGCTTCTACAGCATGGTGCTCGACTACCTCCCCGAGGTCTTCCGGCTCACGGGCACCCCGTACTTCCTAACAGTGGGCGTCATAGGGCTCCCCGAGGCAGCAGCGATAATGGCCGGCGACCCCAGAGCCTGGCACGAGGGCAGCAGGAGCCAGTGGCGCGAGATGGCCGAGTGGATGCGCCGGACAGTAGAGCACATCGTGGAGCACACGCGCCGGTGGAGCATGCGCACCGGGCTAGCCTTCAACGTCGAGGAGGTGCCCGGCGAGAGCGCGGCAGCGAAGCTGGCCAGGAGGGACTCCAGGCTCTACCCACGGGTCCTCGACTACCTCCCGGACAGGGAGGAGCCGGTCTACAGCACGAGCATAGCGCCCTACTACGCGCCGATGGAGCTATGGGAGCGGGTCGAGGTCGAGGAGCGGGTGCAGCCAGTCTTCACCGGCGGCGTGATGATGCACATCTTCCTCGGCGAAGAGCCCGACCCAGAAGCGCTCGCGAGCCTGACCCGGAGGCTGACCGCGAACACGAGCCTAGTCTACTGGAGCTACACGCCAGCGGTAACAGTATGCCCCAGGTGCGGCTGGAGCGGCGTAGGCCTAGCCACCTCCTGCCCGCGCTGCGGCTCCGAGACCGAGATATGGAGCAGGATAATCGGCTACTACAGGCCGCTGCGTAACTGGAACCCTGCCCGCCGCCGCGAGTTCTGGACACGCCGCCACTACGGCAAGATCTAG
- a CDS encoding anaerobic ribonucleoside-triphosphate reductase activating protein — translation MQLLAGGWKAPSLVDVRGRATFTLWLCGCNLRCPFCHNWRLAEAAPEACRPVELDTVLKALHGAARLVDMLHVTGGEPALQARALERLLEESRGLGLGNSINTNCTLPHLLQPLLDRGLVDHVATDLKTPFHTLAGLRGGTAARLQERFLECLNALASHGVEVELRIPVPREIPGYTRLLEESLREAAEALHGTKWYVVVNPLQGRPLVNPRDEEWCAKHCSPDQQLVDMVVETARRHATRVYVNWVLSTV, via the coding sequence TTGCAGCTGCTAGCCGGGGGCTGGAAAGCCCCGAGCCTAGTAGACGTCCGGGGCCGCGCCACGTTCACCCTCTGGCTCTGCGGCTGCAACCTACGCTGCCCCTTCTGCCACAACTGGCGCCTAGCAGAAGCAGCCCCCGAAGCCTGCCGCCCAGTGGAGCTCGACACAGTCCTGAAGGCGCTCCACGGAGCCGCTAGGCTAGTAGACATGCTCCACGTGACCGGCGGCGAGCCAGCGCTACAGGCCAGGGCTCTGGAGAGGCTGCTAGAGGAGAGCAGGGGCCTAGGCCTAGGTAACAGCATCAACACCAACTGCACTCTCCCCCACCTGCTCCAGCCCCTCCTAGACCGCGGCCTCGTAGACCACGTAGCCACCGACCTCAAGACACCCTTCCACACGCTAGCCGGGCTACGGGGAGGGACAGCAGCCCGGCTCCAGGAAAGGTTCCTCGAATGCCTCAACGCGCTGGCGAGCCACGGGGTGGAGGTCGAGCTACGCATACCGGTGCCCCGCGAGATACCAGGCTACACAAGGCTGCTCGAGGAGAGCCTCAGAGAGGCCGCAGAGGCGCTCCACGGCACCAAGTGGTACGTGGTCGTGAACCCGCTCCAGGGCCGCCCCCTCGTAAACCCCCGCGACGAGGAGTGGTGCGCCAAGCACTGCAGCCCAGACCAGCAGCTCGTCGACATGGTAGTGGAGACGGCGAGGAGGCACGCCACGAGAGTGTACGTCAACTGGGTGCTCTCCACGGTCTAG